A stretch of Macadamia integrifolia cultivar HAES 741 chromosome 7, SCU_Mint_v3, whole genome shotgun sequence DNA encodes these proteins:
- the LOC122084313 gene encoding ankyrin repeat-containing protein At5g02620-like has protein sequence MTLGLRHLFWHHREVLKELLNAFPPLAMTTDSSNTTALHTAATQGHIDVVNLLLETDSNLAKIARNNGKTALHSAARMGHLEVVKSLISKDPSTCFRTDKKAQTALHMAVKGTKIDIVLELLKPDPSVIMLEDNKGNTALHIATRKGRIQIICCLLSVEGINVSGINKDGQTPLDIAEKCDSVETLEIASVLKEAGATRSKDMVNPSNPAKQLKQTVSDIKHDVQSQLQQTRQTKAQVQKIQKNLKRLHSSGLNNAINSATVVAILIATVAFAAIFIVPGQYVQANASGISLGQANIANKAAFLIFFVCDAMALFISLAVVVVQTSIVVIEQKAKQQLMFVINKIMWLACLFISAAFISLTYVVVGRHAQWLAVYTTVVGGTIMLTTVGSMCYCVVMHRIEESNMRNIRRASGSRSHSFSVSMVSESELLNEYKRMYAV, from the exons atgaccttagggcttaggcacttattttggcatcatagag AGGTGTTGAAGGAGCTTTTGAATGCTTTCCCCCCGTTGGCCATGACCACTGATTCATCCAACACTACAGCTTTACACACAGCTGCTACTCAAGGCCATATTGATGTTGTCAATCTCCTTTTGGAGACTGACTCAAATCTTGCTAAGATAGCCCGAAACAATGGTAAAACAGCTCTCCACTCTGCTGCGAGGATGGGACATTTGGAAGTTGTGAAATCCCTAATAAGCAAGGATCCAAGTACTTGTTTTAGGACTGATAAGAAGGCCCAAACTGCATTGCACATGGCAGTGAAGGGAACCAAGATAGACATTGTGCTTGAATTGCTTAAACCTGATCCTTCAGTCATTATGTTGGAAGATAACAAAGGGAACACGGCATTGCATATTGCAACAAGGAAGGGCCGCATACAG ATAATATGCTGTTTATTATCAGTTGAGGGTATCAATGTCAGTGGAATCAACAAGGATGGACAAACCCCACTAGATATTGCAGAGAAATGTGACAGTGTGGAGACTCTGGAGATTGCCTCAGTTCTAAAGGAAGCAGGGGCTACAAGATCTAAGGACATGGTAAATCCTTCAAATCCAGCAAAACAACTGAAGCAGACTGTTAGTGACATAAAGCATGATGTGCAGTCCCAACTCCAACAGACCCGTCAAACTAAGGCTCAGGTTCAGAAGATACAAAAAAATCTGAAGAGGCTTCACTCAAGTGGCCTTAATAATGCAATAAACTCTGCCACTGTTGTTGCCATTCTAATTGCAACGGTTGCTTTTGCTGCCATCTTCATTGTTCCTGGACAGTATGTTCAGGCAAATGCAAGTGGCATCTCTCTTGGGCAAGCAAATATTGCAAATAAGGCAGCATTCCTTATATTCTTTGTTTGCGATGCCATGGCCCTGTTCATCTCCTTGGCTGTTGTTGTGGTGCAGACTTCTATAGTTGTAATTGAGCAGAAAGCAAAGCAGCAGCTCATGTTTGTCATTAACAAGATCATGTGGCTGGCTTGCCTCTTCATATCAGCAGCCTTCATTTCTCTCACGTATGTCGTGGTGGGTCGGCATGCACAGTGGCTCGCTGTGTACACCACAGTGGTTGGTGGCACGATAATGCTGACTACTGTTGGTTCCATGTGCTACTGTGTTGTCATGCACAGGATTGAGGAGTCAAATATGAGGAATATAAGGAGAGCGTCAGGCAGCAGATCACATTCATTCTCTGTGTCTATGGTTTCTGAGTCTGAGCTGCTGAACGAGTATAAAAGGATGTATGCAGTTTAG